A region from the Paenarthrobacter aurescens genome encodes:
- a CDS encoding DUF3040 domain-containing protein encodes MSLSDEERRSLEELERDLASTDPDLAYELKSGRLRGAVARTVLGITAVLAGFVMVIAGIITQLVILGVVGFLLASGGAYWLMAVWSLRRRIQRHNDHPAP; translated from the coding sequence ATGTCCTTGTCGGACGAAGAACGCAGGAGCTTGGAGGAGCTGGAGCGGGATCTCGCTTCAACCGATCCGGACCTCGCCTATGAGCTGAAGTCCGGACGCCTGCGCGGAGCCGTGGCGCGCACAGTTCTTGGCATCACGGCGGTTCTGGCCGGCTTCGTCATGGTCATTGCCGGGATCATTACCCAGCTGGTCATTCTGGGCGTAGTGGGATTCCTGCTGGCCAGCGGCGGAGCGTATTGGCTCATGGCCGTGTGGTCACTGCGCAGGCGGATACAACGGCACAACGACCACCCCGCCCCCTGA
- a CDS encoding agmatine/peptidylarginine deiminase has translation MAWRMPAETAQHERTWMAFPRTGVTLGEDAASAEEAYAAWTAVAHAVAEFEPVTMVVDPSERDRAARMLGSGIEQIEAPLDEFWMRDVGPTFVLDDERPEVLGAVDWIFNGWGAPAWSEWQRSARLGRFVAEKSGAELVSSLLVNEGGAIHVDGEGTVLITETVQLDPNRNPYADKAAVEAELARTIGASKVIWVPRGLTRDYEDFGTRGHIDMVATLPAPGRILLHSQTNPEHPDYEVSRTLHSFLETQTDAKGKPFDVVPLPAPETLRDEDGFVDWSYVNHLVVNGGVIACGYGEERADSLAAEILGEAYPGRRVVTIDARPILARGGGIHCITQQQPRLGEAQLTGGAA, from the coding sequence ATGGCTTGGAGAATGCCGGCCGAAACCGCACAGCATGAGCGCACTTGGATGGCGTTTCCCCGTACCGGCGTGACCCTGGGCGAGGACGCTGCCTCCGCCGAAGAGGCTTACGCGGCCTGGACAGCCGTGGCTCACGCCGTGGCCGAATTCGAGCCGGTCACCATGGTGGTGGACCCCAGCGAGCGTGATCGTGCCGCCCGCATGCTGGGCAGTGGCATCGAGCAGATCGAGGCGCCGTTGGATGAGTTCTGGATGCGCGACGTCGGACCCACCTTTGTGCTCGATGATGAACGTCCCGAGGTGCTTGGCGCAGTGGACTGGATCTTCAACGGCTGGGGTGCGCCCGCCTGGTCCGAATGGCAGAGGAGCGCCCGTCTGGGCCGTTTTGTTGCCGAAAAGTCCGGCGCCGAACTGGTCAGCTCCCTCCTGGTAAACGAGGGCGGCGCCATCCATGTTGACGGTGAAGGAACGGTGCTGATCACCGAAACGGTCCAGCTCGATCCAAATCGGAACCCCTACGCGGACAAGGCGGCAGTGGAGGCTGAACTGGCCCGCACCATTGGCGCCAGCAAGGTCATCTGGGTTCCCCGCGGCCTAACCCGCGACTACGAGGACTTTGGCACGCGGGGCCACATCGACATGGTGGCAACCCTCCCGGCTCCCGGCCGGATCCTGCTGCACTCCCAGACCAACCCGGAACACCCGGACTACGAGGTCAGCCGCACACTGCACTCATTCCTGGAAACCCAGACCGACGCGAAGGGCAAGCCTTTCGACGTTGTTCCGCTGCCCGCGCCGGAAACGCTTCGCGACGAAGACGGCTTTGTGGACTGGAGCTACGTGAACCACCTCGTGGTCAACGGCGGCGTGATCGCTTGTGGGTACGGGGAAGAACGTGCGGACTCGCTCGCAGCAGAAATCCTGGGCGAGGCCTACCCTGGCCGCCGCGTGGTCACCATAGACGCCCGTCCCATCCTTGCCCGGGGCGGCGGCATCCACTGCATCACCCAGCAGCAGCCGCGTCTTGGCGAAGCCCAGCTCACCGGGGGTGCAGCGTAA
- a CDS encoding RidA family protein, which translates to MAQQAVTFIPEPGADPEAALYSDTATAGGVVWTTQIPTSPDGTMPDGIEAQSRQVLDNLRYALERAGSCLDHVMHMTIYFTDMTERAVFNELYREYFSAPRPVRCALGVNQLGIPGMKVELTATAAVTSAG; encoded by the coding sequence CTGGCACAGCAAGCAGTCACGTTCATTCCGGAGCCGGGTGCAGATCCGGAAGCTGCCCTCTACTCAGATACCGCAACAGCTGGCGGGGTAGTCTGGACCACCCAGATCCCGACGAGCCCCGACGGCACCATGCCGGACGGTATTGAGGCGCAGTCCAGGCAGGTGCTGGACAACCTGCGTTATGCGCTCGAGCGGGCGGGAAGCTGCCTTGATCACGTGATGCATATGACCATCTACTTCACTGATATGACCGAACGGGCCGTCTTCAACGAGCTCTACCGTGAGTACTTTTCGGCCCCGCGCCCGGTTCGCTGCGCCTTGGGTGTCAATCAACTCGGCATCCCGGGCATGAAGGTGGAACTGACCGCGACGGCGGCGGTCACTTCAGCAGGTTGA
- a CDS encoding amidase, whose translation MAPFDVVEASIAQLRAALETGEVTSEQLTRAYLDRIEAYDHNGIKLNALVVMNPSALADARASDERRARGTVRGPLDGIPYTAKDSYLAKGLTAAAGSPAFEHLVAQRDAFTIERLREAGAVLIGLTNMPPMANGGMQRGVYGRAESPYNADFLTAAFGSGSSNGSGTATAASFAAFGLGEETWSSGRAPASNNALCAYTPSRGVISVRGNWPLVPTMDVVVPHTRTMADMLELLDVIVADDSETRGDFWRVQPWVQIPKASEVCPESYLALSPEKSDDGPLALRGKRFGVPRMYINADAEAGTSANPGIGGPTGQKIETRASIIDLWEAAKRDLEEAGAEVVLVDFPVVTNYEGDRPGAPTIATRGLVTPEYLKREIEDLSAWAWDDFLRANGDPALNTLADVDGAAIFPHPKGALADRYTGFDDDIADYPEHVRERGVSHLTEIPELEHGLRGLEETRRVDLEEWMDGLGLDAVLFPAVADVGPADMDVNPDSADLGWRNGVWVANGNLVPRHLGIPTVTVPMGTMADIGMPVGLTFAGRAYDDTALLALAAAFEATGSRRTSPPRTPAL comes from the coding sequence ATGGCTCCCTTCGACGTCGTTGAAGCCTCCATCGCCCAATTGCGTGCAGCGCTGGAAACCGGGGAGGTGACCAGCGAACAGCTCACCCGGGCGTATCTTGACCGGATTGAGGCTTACGACCACAACGGCATCAAACTCAACGCTCTGGTGGTCATGAACCCCAGTGCTTTGGCAGATGCCCGGGCATCGGATGAGCGACGGGCGCGGGGGACTGTCCGGGGTCCGTTGGATGGCATCCCCTACACGGCCAAGGACAGCTACCTCGCCAAAGGTCTCACTGCCGCAGCCGGTTCGCCTGCCTTCGAGCACCTTGTTGCGCAGCGGGACGCCTTCACCATCGAACGCCTCAGGGAGGCCGGTGCCGTGCTGATCGGCCTGACCAACATGCCGCCCATGGCCAACGGCGGCATGCAGCGCGGTGTCTACGGGCGGGCCGAAAGCCCCTACAACGCCGATTTCCTCACGGCCGCGTTCGGCTCCGGTTCCTCCAACGGTTCCGGCACCGCAACTGCCGCCAGCTTCGCCGCCTTCGGCCTGGGTGAGGAAACCTGGTCAAGTGGCCGCGCACCGGCGTCGAACAATGCTCTGTGCGCCTACACGCCCTCCCGCGGCGTCATCTCCGTGCGCGGCAACTGGCCGCTGGTCCCCACCATGGACGTAGTGGTCCCGCATACGCGGACCATGGCGGACATGTTGGAGTTGCTGGACGTGATCGTGGCCGACGACTCCGAGACCCGCGGCGACTTCTGGCGCGTCCAGCCCTGGGTTCAGATCCCCAAAGCTTCCGAGGTGTGCCCGGAGTCCTACCTCGCGCTGTCACCGGAAAAGTCCGACGACGGACCGCTGGCTTTGCGGGGCAAACGCTTCGGAGTGCCGCGCATGTACATCAACGCCGACGCCGAAGCCGGCACCAGCGCCAATCCGGGCATCGGCGGTCCCACCGGGCAGAAGATCGAGACGCGGGCCTCCATTATTGACTTGTGGGAGGCCGCGAAGCGGGACCTGGAAGAGGCCGGGGCCGAGGTTGTGCTGGTGGACTTCCCGGTGGTCACAAACTATGAAGGCGACCGACCGGGCGCTCCCACTATCGCCACCCGGGGCCTTGTCACCCCTGAGTACCTCAAGCGTGAAATCGAGGACCTGTCGGCTTGGGCGTGGGACGACTTCCTCCGTGCCAACGGCGACCCCGCACTCAACACGCTTGCCGATGTGGATGGTGCAGCGATTTTCCCTCACCCGAAGGGCGCGCTTGCAGACCGCTACACCGGATTCGACGACGACATTGCGGACTATCCGGAGCACGTCCGTGAGCGCGGGGTTTCGCATCTTACTGAGATCCCTGAACTGGAACATGGACTCCGCGGGCTCGAAGAAACGCGGCGAGTGGACCTTGAGGAGTGGATGGACGGGCTGGGTTTGGATGCCGTCCTGTTCCCGGCCGTAGCGGATGTGGGGCCGGCGGACATGGACGTCAACCCTGATTCGGCGGACCTCGGCTGGCGCAACGGGGTGTGGGTGGCCAACGGCAACCTCGTCCCGAGGCACCTGGGAATCCCCACGGTGACTGTGCCGATGGGAACCATGGCGGATATCGGCATGCCCGTGGGCCTGACCTTCGCCGGCCGCGCCTATGACGATACTGCTCTGCTGGCGTTGGCTGCCGCCTTCGAAGCCACAGGTTCGCGGCGCACTTCTCCGCCCCGGACGCCAGCGCTGTAA
- a CDS encoding ABC transporter substrate-binding protein — MKAISQPRHALKKPMAAASALLTIGLLSACGNGAAAPAANSEVKANADIQALLPEELKKGGTIEIAVDSAYPPMDFMEGDKMVGIEPEMWTAAGELMGVTIKPTTVAFDAIVPAFQSQRYQASFAGFWITEERTKAVDMVSFFQSGSQYLVRGDDSKGAIDSFADLCGRSVALQSGSYEMTYAEDAGKECEKAGKPAVQIQGYKTQDQATLAVTSGRADATGMGAEVAGYVAQQSKGKLKTAGKVFHTVEGGIALPKGSKLSSAFQAAFNKLIADGKYSEIFAKWGLESAKITESKAHTS; from the coding sequence ATGAAAGCCATTTCCCAGCCCCGTCATGCCCTGAAGAAGCCAATGGCGGCAGCTTCAGCACTCCTGACCATCGGTCTGCTGTCAGCATGCGGCAATGGCGCCGCAGCTCCGGCAGCCAATTCCGAGGTCAAGGCAAACGCCGATATCCAGGCGCTCCTTCCTGAAGAACTCAAGAAGGGCGGCACCATCGAGATCGCGGTCGACTCCGCCTACCCTCCCATGGACTTCATGGAGGGCGACAAGATGGTGGGCATTGAACCCGAGATGTGGACCGCCGCCGGTGAGCTGATGGGAGTCACCATCAAGCCAACCACAGTGGCGTTCGACGCGATCGTTCCCGCATTTCAGTCGCAGCGGTACCAAGCGAGCTTCGCCGGTTTCTGGATCACCGAGGAACGCACCAAGGCAGTAGACATGGTGTCCTTCTTCCAGAGCGGCTCGCAGTACTTGGTCCGCGGCGATGACAGCAAGGGCGCAATCGACAGCTTTGCCGATCTCTGCGGACGGTCAGTAGCCCTGCAGAGCGGCTCATACGAAATGACCTATGCCGAAGACGCAGGCAAGGAATGCGAAAAGGCCGGCAAGCCGGCAGTGCAGATCCAAGGCTACAAGACGCAGGACCAGGCAACCCTGGCAGTCACCAGTGGACGTGCCGATGCAACCGGCATGGGCGCAGAGGTTGCCGGCTACGTGGCCCAGCAGTCCAAAGGAAAGCTCAAGACCGCGGGCAAAGTCTTCCACACGGTTGAGGGCGGCATCGCGTTGCCCAAGGGAAGCAAGCTCTCCAGCGCGTTCCAGGCAGCTTTCAACAAGTTGATCGCTGACGGGAAGTACAGCGAGATTTTCGCCAAGTGGGGCCTTGAGAGCGCCAAGATCACCGAGTCGAAAGCGCACACGAGCTAA
- a CDS encoding CG0192-related protein: protein MAIIYKATLSPSKLELIADYLPKQPWFIQDGSPELIGAYRFDDPDGEVGLETHVVAAGERVYHVPLSYRGYELAGAGEWLIGTMDHSVLGKRWVYDACADPVYVKALATAILTGQEEATQFVDGEPEPRPSTVTVKGSGKLDGGVPALSASAPVTGSGVTIIDAGELRLKVTRVLDVAADASANTAAAPELHGDLILNGQWAGLEEPVELASVVRN, encoded by the coding sequence ATGGCGATCATTTACAAGGCAACCCTGTCCCCGTCCAAGCTCGAACTCATCGCTGACTACCTCCCCAAGCAGCCCTGGTTCATCCAGGATGGTTCCCCGGAGCTCATTGGCGCCTACCGCTTTGATGATCCCGACGGCGAGGTGGGCCTCGAGACGCACGTTGTCGCGGCCGGCGAGCGCGTCTACCACGTTCCCCTGAGCTACCGCGGCTACGAACTTGCCGGTGCTGGGGAGTGGCTCATCGGAACCATGGATCACTCGGTCCTGGGTAAGCGCTGGGTTTACGACGCCTGCGCGGATCCCGTCTACGTCAAAGCCCTCGCCACCGCTATTTTGACCGGCCAGGAAGAGGCCACGCAGTTTGTGGACGGCGAACCGGAGCCCCGGCCCAGCACCGTTACGGTGAAGGGCAGCGGAAAGCTCGACGGCGGCGTCCCCGCTTTGAGTGCCTCGGCGCCTGTGACAGGCAGCGGTGTGACCATCATTGATGCCGGCGAGCTGCGCTTGAAGGTAACCCGGGTTCTGGACGTGGCCGCAGATGCTTCGGCCAACACTGCTGCAGCTCCCGAGCTCCACGGGGACCTTATTCTCAACGGACAGTGGGCCGGGCTGGAGGAGCCGGTGGAGTTGGCCTCGGTAGTGCGGAACTGA
- a CDS encoding amino acid ABC transporter ATP-binding protein, which translates to MNTLPMVQVSDVHKHYGDFHVLNGINLALNAGEVMCVVGPSGSGKSTMLRFINHLEKIDAGTIHVDGELVGYRERNGNLHEMKDKDVCRQRADVGMVFQKFNLFAHMTALENIMEAPMQVRGRKRADVRSEALELLERVGLGNKAGNYPGQLSGGQQQRVAIARALAMRPKVMLFDEPTSALDPELVGEVLDVMRELAASGMTMAVITHEMAFAKEVGNSLVFMDGGAVIESGNPRDVLNNPQHPRTQAFLSKVL; encoded by the coding sequence ATGAACACCCTTCCCATGGTCCAGGTCAGCGATGTCCATAAGCACTACGGCGATTTCCACGTCCTCAACGGCATCAACCTTGCACTCAACGCAGGTGAGGTGATGTGCGTAGTGGGGCCCTCCGGCTCCGGTAAGTCCACCATGCTGCGCTTCATCAACCACCTGGAAAAGATCGACGCCGGCACCATTCACGTAGACGGTGAACTCGTGGGGTACCGCGAGCGCAACGGCAATCTGCACGAAATGAAAGACAAAGACGTATGCAGGCAGCGCGCTGACGTCGGAATGGTCTTTCAAAAGTTCAACCTGTTCGCCCACATGACCGCGCTCGAAAACATCATGGAAGCACCCATGCAAGTTCGTGGCCGGAAGCGCGCCGACGTTCGGTCCGAAGCTTTGGAGCTGTTGGAGCGCGTTGGATTGGGCAACAAGGCCGGTAACTACCCGGGTCAGCTCTCCGGCGGTCAGCAGCAGCGCGTCGCCATTGCCCGGGCTCTGGCGATGCGGCCCAAAGTGATGTTGTTTGACGAACCCACCTCTGCGCTGGATCCCGAGTTGGTGGGCGAAGTACTGGACGTTATGCGGGAGCTGGCGGCATCAGGAATGACCATGGCGGTTATTACGCACGAGATGGCGTTCGCCAAGGAAGTAGGCAACTCCCTGGTCTTCATGGACGGCGGTGCCGTCATTGAAAGCGGCAACCCACGCGACGTTTTGAACAATCCCCAACACCCCCGAACACAGGCTTTTCTTTCAAAGGTCCTCTGA
- a CDS encoding TetR/AcrR family transcriptional regulator: MSSTPQKRAVRKSPAERAAEITEAAREIALEAGLTALTLRNVAARVGVASGLVAHYQPTMDALVSTTFATIVAAETQEVSSLLSQQPGPSERLGVLVETLLDNSRLDVTAIWVEAWTLGRRNETLATAVREQMDAWQRVFQDVVEEGHATGAFNVTDPAAVAWQILGMVDGLNAQALVRWDGVNNRGTHLAHAVEGMVGAARGSLVTKPDA; encoded by the coding sequence ATGTCAAGCACTCCACAGAAGCGCGCGGTCCGGAAGTCTCCCGCAGAGCGCGCCGCAGAAATCACCGAAGCCGCCCGCGAGATCGCTCTCGAGGCCGGGCTCACAGCCCTCACACTGCGAAATGTTGCTGCCCGCGTGGGGGTTGCGTCGGGTCTGGTGGCCCACTATCAGCCCACAATGGACGCACTGGTCTCCACCACGTTCGCCACCATCGTGGCCGCGGAAACGCAGGAAGTTTCAAGCCTGCTGAGCCAGCAGCCCGGCCCGTCCGAACGCTTGGGCGTCCTGGTGGAAACGCTGCTGGACAACAGCCGGCTGGACGTCACGGCGATCTGGGTGGAAGCGTGGACGCTGGGGCGCCGCAATGAAACTCTGGCAACCGCTGTCCGCGAGCAAATGGATGCCTGGCAGAGGGTTTTCCAGGACGTAGTGGAGGAGGGACACGCCACCGGGGCCTTCAACGTTACCGATCCCGCCGCCGTAGCATGGCAGATTCTTGGCATGGTGGACGGCCTGAACGCCCAGGCCCTGGTGCGCTGGGACGGCGTCAACAACCGCGGCACGCATCTTGCCCACGCTGTGGAGGGCATGGTGGGCGCCGCACGAGGCTCACTGGTGACCAAACCGGACGCCTAG